The DNA window CAACCCAGCCGATTCCGTATGTCTTTCGCCATTACTCGGGGAATTTCCTAGGAAAAGACCAGTGCCTCCGCCGATTGAACCGTAAACGATCCATCGTAAATTTTGTGAAGAAAGAAAGGATGGAACCATCATGAGGAGGACAAGATGTAGTTATTGGTTGGGAGCCGGCCTTGGCGCGGCTGCCTTGCTGCTGGTCGCGACGGCATGGGCTGATAACGATCCAAATTCCGGGGCCAGCACCCCGGCCCAACCCGGCCAGTCGGACACAGGCAAAGATCAACGCGAGCAGCGACTCACCGGCCGCATCACGGCCATTGATACCGCGGCCCAAACCGTGACCGTGAAGGGCACGCTGATGAGCAAGGTCATCAAGGTGGGTTCCGACGCGCAGATTGCCGTCGAGGGCAATACGTCAGCCGCATTGAGCGACCTGAAAGTCGGCGACCGCGTTGAGTTGAGTTATCGAGCGGAAGGCGACACGCTAACCGCATTGCGCATCACTCGCACAAGCTCGGGATCCAAAGAGTCCAGCGGGGCCCCGTCTGGCTCGTACTAGGGAAGGTCGACGATTGGATCATCTTGATCCGAAGCCCGAATAGCTTGCAGTGCAAAGTGGGGGATACTGGGTGTCAGTGTCCCCTGACCAGGCGAATGGCGAAAGGAGCTATCGCATGAACATGAATCGAGTGTGGACAATAGTTGCAATCGGCGTCGCGCTTAATTTGACCGCAGGTACCGGACGCGGGGATACCGGCGAACAACCACCGGAAAAACCAAAAGCCGAGACCTTCGCTGGCACCATACGAGCGCTGGACGCTGAAAAAAGGGTGATGACGGTGGAAGCCACGCCCTTGAGCAAGACCTTCGGGATCGCTTCAGACTGCGAGGTCATGACCAAGGACAAACCAAAAGCCTCCGTGGAAGACCTGAAAGTAGGAAGCGTTGTGCACGTCTCTTATGAAGCGGCCAACGGCATCCTCGTGGCCCACCGCATCGAGCAACAGGGTCCGCCGCAAGAGACGGACAAGACAACCGCTTTCACCCGCTATCGTCTCCGGTACGTGGTCTTCGAAAAATTACGGTAACCGAACCATCGCTTTTGGGCGCAAGGTGGTTGTGACGGACGATCTGTCCGTCATTTTACGGACGCTGTGGCCGCCCAATGCACGGCATGACGGACCAACTCAGCGGCATTCTTAAGACCCAGCTTCGCGCGGATGTTCTGCTGGTAGCAGGAAACCGTTTTCTTGCTGAGGTGCAGCAGCTCGGCAATTTCACTGGTGCCGTGGCCTTCGCTTACCAACTCGAAGACCTCCAGCTCACGATCACTGAGCGACTCAATCAGCGGCCGTTTGGCGGGTTCGCCGTGCTTGGCGAATGAGCCCATGACCCGCGAGGTCATTTGCTCGCTAAGGTGGATCCCGCCAGTCAGGACTTTGCGCAGGGCTTCGATGACCATTTTCATCGACTCCTGTTTCATGACATAACCGCGCGCGCCGGCGTGAAGTACCCGCTCGGCATAAAGTGTCTCGTCATGCATCGAAAGCGCCAGGACGGGGATTTTTCCAGAATAGCGGGCGCGGATGTCCTTGATTAACTCCATGCCGTTGCTGTTGTGCAGGCTGATGTCGACGAGCACGGCATCGGGCGCCAGGCGAGCAATTTCGGCCATGGCCCTGGGGGCACTCTCGGCCTCCCCGCAAACCACCAGATCATCCGTCTGGTTGATCGCGTTGCTCAGGCCCTCACGGATGGCCGGATGATCGTCCACCAACAGAACCCCCCTCCGTTTGGCCACGGGTTTTTTCTGCGGCTCGGACACCTGTGCCTTCTTCATAACAAGCCCTCCACTTAAACACATTCCCAACTCGACCCGCACAATCCGTTGCAGGTCAGGGATAGTAGCTCAGTTCAACCATTGAATAAAGAAAAAAACGCCGAGCCTGCTCTAGGAACTATTCCTATGATCCACAGCCTACCCTCACCGGCTTACTACCAGCGCAAGAGTTCCGCAATCTATTACACGGAACCCAGGCTTATAAGGATTCCTTCCTAGAGTGAAACCGTATCCTCGTCCGATTGCGAGACTTGGGGCATGTGTGTTACACAAATCGGAGAATTGGAAGGACTGGCGAATGTCCAGAAAAACACAAGCGAGGGGGACAGTTGGCGGAACGCATCGTCATCTCTCGCAGGGGAAACCTATGACACAAGGGATATCGAGTGGGGAATAACGCGGTGAAAAGAGGAGGGTGGTATGTCTATTCTACGTCGAGAGATTGAACTGACAGTCCAACTGGGCGAGGAGCCGACAGAGATGAGGACCATGGGAATCGTCTCCTGGCTTCCCGACATTGAAGTGCTGGCGATGCGTTCTTATTGCGGCCCCTCTGGGCTCGTGCTGCTTTTAATAACCACGGACCCCTGCAAGGCGTCTGATGTCCTGCAGGCGGCCGGATTCCGATGCAAGAGCAATCCGGTGATATTGGTGGGTCCGCTCTGCAGGTCCGGACTGGCGGCCTCGGTTGGGACGGAACTGGCCAACCTGGGAATCGATGTTTTGTACTCCTATGTTTCGCGTGCCAAAGCTGGCTATCAGTATCTGGTCTTAAGAACAACGGAGGACGACCGGGCGGTGCAGGCGCTGGAGGCCAGCGCCGGCATCCGTGATGCGGCGCAATGGAAATCCCGGCAGGATCGGAACGTGGTTTCCGAAAGCGAATCGAGCTTGCAAGAGACAGCGGCGTAACATTCCTCCGCCGACCCCAGGGCGGCGCGGGAAGAGTCCATGGTCGCGATCTCTTCGTGCGCGGCAGGATGTGCTTTTGGTGACGAATATATATCGAGTGGCTCGTGGTCGGGGCAAGGTTCGCCGCCCCGCCGAACGACCCTGCCCGCCCACCTCCCCCTCAACGACCACCCGCGCCTCTTTTGATTTGTGTAAAGCACGCCCACAACCTATGCTTCTTTTAGGCTCCCAATCCGAGGGTCTGGTCCGATGTAGGGCAGGCGCGGGTATGGCAAGAAATCGAAGACGAACCAAGAGCAGGACGTTTCCCATCGTCGGCGTCGGCGCATCGGCGGGCGGGCTGGAAGCCTTTCGTCAGATGCTGGAGAAGCTGCCGCTCAACACGGGTATGGGCTTCGTGTTCGTGCAGCACCTCGATCCCACGCATGCGAGCCAACTGGCGGAACTGTTGTCGCGCGCGACCCGGTTGCCGGTTTTCGAGGCGCGCAATCGGATGGCGGTGAAGCCCAACCATGTCTATGTCATCCCGCCCAACAAGAGCATCGCCATGGCCGGCCGCGTGTTGAAGTTGACTCCGCGCGCCAAGGGGCAGACCCACAATATGCCCGTCGATGCTTTCCTGCGGTCGCTGGCCAAGGAATGTGGACGGAGCTGCATCGGCGTGATTCTGTCCGGCACGGCCACGGATGGAGCGGAGGGAATGAAAGCGATCCGGGCCGAGGGTGGCATCACGTTTGCGCAGGATGAGAAGTCGGCGAAATACGATGGGATGCCGCGCGCCGCAGTGGCGACGGGTTGCGTGGATTTCGTGGCATCACCGCTGGCCATTGCGAATGAGTTGGTGCGAATCAGCCGCCATCCTTACATCAATCACCCCCACCCCGTGAAGGCGGTTGTGGCGGGAGAGGATATGAGCAATGAACTGAACCACATCTTCCGTTTGTTGCGGTCCGTCGCGGGAGTGGATTTCACCCATTACAAACCGAACACGATCCGGCGGCGCATCCTGCGGCGCATGGCGGTGCATCGACTACACAAGCTGGAGCAATACGCCACGTACCTCGATCATCATCCGGAAGAAGTGGAAACCCTGTATGAGGATTTGCTCATCAGTGTAACGGGGTTTTTCCGCGACGCCGGCGCCTTTAACATGCTGAAGAAAAAAGTCTTCCCAAACATCATCAACGGACGGCGCAACAGTGATGCGATCCGTATCTGGGTGCCGGGCTGTTCGACGGGTGAGGAGGTCTATTCCCTGGCAATTTTGCTGCTGGAATACCTCGGTGACCGGGCCGGCAATATACCGATCCAGATTTTTGCCACGGACATCAGCGAGCGGGCGCTGGCTAAGGCGCGATCCGGCCTCTTCCCGGAGAATATCGTCACCGAGGTGTCATACCCGAGGCTACGTCGCTACTTCGCCAGGGTGCCGGGCGGCTACCAAATCAGCAAGGTTGTTCGGGAGCTGTGCATCCTGGCGAAACAAAACGTCGCCAAGGACCCGCCTTTTTCGAACCTCGACCTCATCAGTTGCCGCAACGTGTTGATTTACCTCAACCCGCTGCTACAGAAGCGGGTGATCCCGACTTTTCATTATGCGCTCAGACCGAATGGATTCCTCTTCCTGGGTGGGTCCGAGACGACCACCGGCTTCGAGCAACTCTTTGGGCCCGTGGATCGAAAGCACCGGATCTACGTGAAGCGCGCCACGGCGACGCGGCCGGTGGTCGACTTTTCGCCAGGCGATTATCCTGTCAGCGAGGCGGCAACGCCTCGCAAGCCGGCCATTGAAGTGGGGACGGTTGACATACAGCGGGAGGCAGATCGGATTTTGCTGGGTCGCTTTGCGCCGGCCACCGTGCTGATCAACGGAGACATGGAGATCCTGCAATTTCGCGGTCACACGGGTTTGTATCTGGAGCCGGCGCCAGGTTCGGCCAGCCTCAACCTGTTGAAGATGGCGCGCGAAGGGCTGTTCATGGAATTGCGCACCGCTGTTCACAAGGCGCGGAGGCGGGGCGTATCGATTCGGCGCGAAGGGTTGCGCGTCAAATCAAATGGAGGCTCACGCGACGTCAATATTGAAGTGGTGCCGATCAAATCCAACGGTACACGGGAACGGTATTTCCTCGTTCTCTTTGAAGACGGTGACGGTCATCGTCCGCCTGAAGAGGTTGTTACCGGGGTGCGTACTGGGAGAGCGGAGAAGTTGGAGAAGACGACCGTGCGGTTGGAGCAGGAACTAACGGCCACCAAGGAACATATGCAATCGGCGGTCGAAGAATTGGAGGACGCCAACGAGGAACTCAAGGCCGCTAACGAGGAAATCCAGTCGAGCAACGAAGAATTGCAATCGACGAATGAGGAACTGGAGACGGCCAAGGAAGAGTTGCAAAGCACCAACGAAGAGCTGACCACCGTCAATGAGGAGCTGCAGAATCGCAATACTGAATTGGGCCAGAGTAACAACGATCTGATCAATTTACTCACAAGCGTCAACCTGCCGATTCTCATGCTTGGTCCCGATTTACGGGTGCGGCGGATTACGCCGGCCGCGGAGAAAGTGTTGCATGTGGTGCCCACGGATATCGGTCGATTGGTGACGGATTTGCGGCTGCCCATCGATGTGCCGTACCTGGGGCGGATGATTGCCGAGTCGATTGACTCGCTCAGCGTGAAGACCCGCGAGGTGCAGGATCGCGACGGTCACTGGTATCTGTTGCGCATTCGGCCGTACCGGACGACCGAGAACAAGATCGATGGCGCGGTGATCAAGTTGCTGGACATCGACCCGCTCAAGCGCAGTCTCCAGGAGGCCGAGGCGGCCCGCGATTTTGCGAATGCCATCGTGGAAACCGTTCGTGAACCGTTGGTGGTGCTCAATCAGCGCCTGCGCGTCCAGGCGTCGAACCGGGCCTTCCATCGGCTTTTTCACGTTACCAAGGAAGAAACCGAGGGGAAGTTTATCTATGATCTCGGTGGCAAACAATGGAACATCGCGTCGTTGCGGGAACTCCTGGAAGACATTCTGCCCAGGAACTTGCACTTCACGGACTTCGAGGTGGACCACGTGTTCCCGAAGATCGGGCGGCGGATTATGCTATTGAACGCGCGCCGCCTGCAGCGGGACAGGGAAGACACACACATGATTCTGCTGGCGATCGAAGACGTCACGGAACGCAAAAGGCTGGAGAAGGCGGTGCTGGATATCAGTGAAACCGAACAGCAACGCATCGGGCGCGATTTGCACGACGGCCTGGGACAACATCTCACGGGCATCGGTTTCATGAGTGAATCGTTGGAAGATCGCCTGGCAGCCAACGCGCTGCCCGAGGCAGCGGCGCTGGCGGCCAAAGTCACCAGCCGCATCAAAGAAGCCGTCACACAAACGCGCGATTTGGCCAAGGGGTTGTTCCCCGTCGAATTGAAGACCCAGGGCATCGTCCCCGCGCTACAGAAGTTGGCGTTGAACACCGAGAGATTATTTCAGATCACCTGCGACTGCAAAGGCGAGATGTCTCTGCAGATTCGCAACGAGAGTGTATCGCGCCATCTCTACCGCATTGCCCAGGAAGCCGTATTTAATGCGGTGAAACACAGCCAGGGGAAACACATCCATATCCACTTAACCGGGGAAGGCGATCGCGTTACCTTGACGATCAAGGACGACGGCGTCGGCATCAACCGCCGGAAGGTGGATGATGCCGACATGGGGCTGCACATCATGCGGTATCGTGCCAGCGTAATCGGTGGCAAACTGGATATCCGCCGTGGCCCGCACGGCGGCACTATCGTGACGTGCGTTGTCGAAGATGCCGATGGGGGGGGGGGAGGAGGGGATGAAAAGTCAAACCAAGCCAACAGAGAAAGCCGGAAAGCGGCGGGTACTCATCGTCGATGACCACGCGGTGTTGCGCGAGGGTCTGGCACTGGTGATCAATGTCCAGCCCGACCTGCTCGTGTGCGGCGAGGCCGCCACTGTGGCCGGCGGGCTGCAAGCCGTGACCGCAACGCAGCCGGATATCGCGCTCGTCGATCTTTCATTGACAGGCGGTAGCGGACTCGAGCTCGTCAAGGACCTCAAGGCGTCGCACCCCAACCTACTCACACTGGTATTGTCGCTGCACGATGAGGCGCTCTATGCCGAGCGGGTGCTGCGCGCCGGCGCCAGGGGCTACATTATGAAACGGTCTTCGACCCCCGAGCTCCTGGCGGCAATCCGTAAGGTCCTCGATGGCGAAATCTACCTGAGCGAAAGGATGGGGTCCCTGGTCGTCCGCCAGGCGCTCGGGGACCCGGAATCGGCAACCAGCGGCGATCCGCTGGAACAGCTCAGCGATCGGGAATTGGAAGTGTTCCAGCTTCTCGGCGAGGGACACGGTACGCGCGAGATTGCGCAACAACTCGGATTGAGCATGAAAACGGTTTCGTGTTACCGGCAAAACATCCAGGCCAAGCTGCAACTGAAAGATTCCGCCGGACTGGTACAGCGCGCCGTCCATTGGGCAGCGAACCTGCGCGCACGCTGATGCCTGGCGCGCCCTGCGCCGGGTGGAATAGGTTCTTTCCCCAGAGTGGATTAGGAATTTTCACCCATTGAGGATCCACGTATGTGCCATACATTTTTATAGTGGAAGGGAGTTTATTATGAAGAAGCTCTTGGGATTTGCGATAGCGGTCGCGGGTGTGATCGCCGCCAGTGTGGCAGTCAGCGGGTTCGGACAGGATCCGGCACCGTCAGGGAAACTCTTCATCTACAGCGGTATCCTGCGCTCCATGGACCGACAGGCGCGCACGATCACGGTGGAAGCTTCAGCCGTCAGCCAGAAGTTTGTCGTTCCCACGGATACTGAAATCATCGTCAAGGACAACAAACCGAAAGCCGATCTTTCCGACCTGATGGTCGGCGACAGCATTCAAGTGCGGTACACTGAAGACGACGGGACATTCGTCGCACACCAAATCTCGGTCCTGGGAGTGAAATCCCCGTAACGGTGCTTCCAATCACGGTTACGCTGCATTGAGAACCGGGCCGACTTCCGCCAAGGCCCTCCTAGTAGCGGGTTCGCGCCAGTTCTTGGTGGCCGAGAGGCCGTGGATCAGGGCTTCCACTTCCAGGATATAGATGGCGCGGATGTCGTCCGTGGTTTTGAAAACCACATAGGTCAATTCGTGGTCGGAGCGGAACAAATACGTGTAAAGAACGTTGACGCCCGCACTGGCCAGCTTGCTACTGAGCACCGCCGGCAGCCCCGGTTTATCCGGCGCTTCGACCAGCACAATCGGATTTGATTTGCAGTCGAACCCCGCCGCCTGGAGGGCGTCCGTTGTGCGGATGGCGTCTTCGGTGACGAGTTTCACCACCGTCTCCCTCCCGTCCCAATAGGAGCTTGCAGCCAGTACTTCCGCCCCGCAGGAAACGGTAATGGCCATTAGTTTGCCCAATAACGCCGGTTGGTTGATCGTGCGAACAGTAATCTCAATTTGTAGGGTGGCGCCTATCATGTCGTCTCCTTTTCTCTCCCTCAGTTGTTCAGTCGCCTGAACGATTTGCGCTCACTTTACGGCAGCGCGGAGATTTCGCGCAATGGGTGGCGGGCTGATATCGGGTAAGGAAACCATCCACAAGTCGACTAGGAAGTTTTCCAGTGCCGCTGCCAATGCGAAAAATCCGAATCTTGTCCAACGCAGGATCACGGCGTTCACGGAATGGGATTATAAGCGGCTCCGTCATTGTCATTCGCTGAACCGCTCAGTCAATTCTTCCTGTGGTTGGCTGTTGATCCACTTCACCTGCGGCAACCAACTCCTGTTGAGAATCCACCGGCCGCGCCCCCCACAGATTCATTGCTTCGAGTACGGTGACCGCCCGTGAACTGTCGGTGGCTTTCAAAACCAGTACGTTCCCATCGCCAGGTGAACAACAGGCATAGGCGTCCAGCATCTCGATCCCATTGGCCCGAAGCTCGGAGCCCAAGCGGACGGCTGACAGGCAGCGATGTTTCTCCTCCACAACGACCACCCGGTTCGTTTCACACTCGAACCCAGCCAATCGCAAAGCCTCGACGATTTCACTGTCTTTTTCTGTCACGAGCAGGACCGCCGCATACCGGTGGTCACTGTAGAAACGCCAGGCATCGACGCTGGGAGACTGCACGGCCAAAACTGCGAAGAGTTTTGCCAGCACGCCCAGATCGTTGGCTACATGCAACATCACTTCGCTTCGTTCTTGAATCTCTTGCACGTGATTTCCCCCTTCCGTAGTTTTGCAACTGCCGTTTGATAAACATTCATTACGCCTCCGAGCGTATTCTTTCCCCTCTCGGCGCACAATCAGCAGAGGCCTAATTTCCATCTAGGAACTTCTCCCATGCGACCGTAACCCCTGAAGTCAGAGCCTGAAAGGATCCGGTGAACCGGGTCCAATACACTTGTGCTTATTCAATCGGCCTTTATCAGCGGACTATTTGTGTCTCTCTTGCCAGTCTTTAATTCCTTGCGGGCTTTTTCCGCCAAATCCTCGTAACGCTTCTTGATGCGGTCCAGGTCTTCCTGGCCCAACTCCTCCAGGTCCAGCAAAGCATTGTGGGCTTTACTGGTGCGGATCAGTTCATCCAATTTCACTTGAATGGCGTCGCTGTCGCGGTTTTGGGTGTTTTGGATGAGGAATACCATGAGGAAAGTCACGATCGTCGTGCCGGTATTGATGATCAATTGCCAGGTGTCGCTGAAATGAAACACGGGGCCAAGCGTTGCCCAGAGAACGATAACCAGGATTGCGGCGACAAATGTATGGGGTTGGCCCATCGCTCGCGACGCGCGCCTGGCGATTCGGCTGAAAAGGTCGCTGGTCTTTGTCGTTGATCCTCTCACCGCGAGGAATCTCCTCAAGGCTCGGACACATACTATTTGGA is part of the Verrucomicrobiia bacterium genome and encodes:
- a CDS encoding chemotaxis protein CheB, translating into MARNRRRTKSRTFPIVGVGASAGGLEAFRQMLEKLPLNTGMGFVFVQHLDPTHASQLAELLSRATRLPVFEARNRMAVKPNHVYVIPPNKSIAMAGRVLKLTPRAKGQTHNMPVDAFLRSLAKECGRSCIGVILSGTATDGAEGMKAIRAEGGITFAQDEKSAKYDGMPRAAVATGCVDFVASPLAIANELVRISRHPYINHPHPVKAVVAGEDMSNELNHIFRLLRSVAGVDFTHYKPNTIRRRILRRMAVHRLHKLEQYATYLDHHPEEVETLYEDLLISVTGFFRDAGAFNMLKKKVFPNIINGRRNSDAIRIWVPGCSTGEEVYSLAILLLEYLGDRAGNIPIQIFATDISERALAKARSGLFPENIVTEVSYPRLRRYFARVPGGYQISKVVRELCILAKQNVAKDPPFSNLDLISCRNVLIYLNPLLQKRVIPTFHYALRPNGFLFLGGSETTTGFEQLFGPVDRKHRIYVKRATATRPVVDFSPGDYPVSEAATPRKPAIEVGTVDIQREADRILLGRFAPATVLINGDMEILQFRGHTGLYLEPAPGSASLNLLKMAREGLFMELRTAVHKARRRGVSIRREGLRVKSNGGSRDVNIEVVPIKSNGTRERYFLVLFEDGDGHRPPEEVVTGVRTGRAEKLEKTTVRLEQELTATKEHMQSAVEELEDANEELKAANEEIQSSNEELQSTNEELETAKEELQSTNEELTTVNEELQNRNTELGQSNNDLINLLTSVNLPILMLGPDLRVRRITPAAEKVLHVVPTDIGRLVTDLRLPIDVPYLGRMIAESIDSLSVKTREVQDRDGHWYLLRIRPYRTTENKIDGAVIKLLDIDPLKRSLQEAEAARDFANAIVETVREPLVVLNQRLRVQASNRAFHRLFHVTKEETEGKFIYDLGGKQWNIASLRELLEDILPRNLHFTDFEVDHVFPKIGRRIMLLNARRLQRDREDTHMILLAIEDVTERKRLEKAVLDISETEQQRIGRDLHDGLGQHLTGIGFMSESLEDRLAANALPEAAALAAKVTSRIKEAVTQTRDLAKGLFPVELKTQGIVPALQKLALNTERLFQITCDCKGEMSLQIRNESVSRHLYRIAQEAVFNAVKHSQGKHIHIHLTGEGDRVTLTIKDDGVGINRRKVDDADMGLHIMRYRASVIGGKLDIRRGPHGGTIVTCVVEDADGGGGGGDEKSNQANRESRKAAGTHRR
- a CDS encoding DUF5666 domain-containing protein gives rise to the protein MKKLLGFAIAVAGVIAASVAVSGFGQDPAPSGKLFIYSGILRSMDRQARTITVEASAVSQKFVVPTDTEIIVKDNKPKADLSDLMVGDSIQVRYTEDDGTFVAHQISVLGVKSP
- a CDS encoding response regulator transcription factor, yielding MKSQTKPTEKAGKRRVLIVDDHAVLREGLALVINVQPDLLVCGEAATVAGGLQAVTATQPDIALVDLSLTGGSGLELVKDLKASHPNLLTLVLSLHDEALYAERVLRAGARGYIMKRSSTPELLAAIRKVLDGEIYLSERMGSLVVRQALGDPESATSGDPLEQLSDRELEVFQLLGEGHGTREIAQQLGLSMKTVSCYRQNIQAKLQLKDSAGLVQRAVHWAANLRAR
- a CDS encoding response regulator transcription factor, giving the protein MKKAQVSEPQKKPVAKRRGVLLVDDHPAIREGLSNAINQTDDLVVCGEAESAPRAMAEIARLAPDAVLVDISLHNSNGMELIKDIRARYSGKIPVLALSMHDETLYAERVLHAGARGYVMKQESMKMVIEALRKVLTGGIHLSEQMTSRVMGSFAKHGEPAKRPLIESLSDRELEVFELVSEGHGTSEIAELLHLSKKTVSCYQQNIRAKLGLKNAAELVRHAVHWAATASVK
- a CDS encoding DUF5666 domain-containing protein; the protein is MRRTRCSYWLGAGLGAAALLLVATAWADNDPNSGASTPAQPGQSDTGKDQREQRLTGRITAIDTAAQTVTVKGTLMSKVIKVGSDAQIAVEGNTSAALSDLKVGDRVELSYRAEGDTLTALRITRTSSGSKESSGAPSGSY
- a CDS encoding low affinity iron permease family protein; its protein translation is MRGSTTKTSDLFSRIARRASRAMGQPHTFVAAILVIVLWATLGPVFHFSDTWQLIINTGTTIVTFLMVFLIQNTQNRDSDAIQVKLDELIRTSKAHNALLDLEELGQEDLDRIKKRYEDLAEKARKELKTGKRDTNSPLIKAD